AGTGGGGCCACTCAAGACCTCAAAACGATAGTGGAATATGCCCTTACTCTGAATATACCGAATGTAACCTTGGGAGGGTTTAGTTTAGGAGGGAATTTAACTTTGAAGTATTTAGGAGAAGAAAAACGCGATTCGAGGGTCAAATCGGCCTTTGCTTTCTCTGTGCCTATCGATCTAAAAGGCTGTTGCCATGAAATAGATAAACCCCATAACTTCCTGTACTGTAAACGATTTTTGAAATCATTAAAAGTGAAAGGAAAGGCTAAGAATGAAAAATTACCAGGATCTGTGGATGTAGGCCAGTTAATGAAAGTGGAGAATATGTATCAGTTTGACAATGTAGTGACTGCCCCGCTACATGGATTTGATTCGGCAGATGATTATTATGCGAAGTGTAGCGCCAGAAACTTTATTGAAGGGATTGAAATTCCGACACTTTTGGTGAATGCTTTGAATGATCCTTTTTTATCTGAATCTTGTTTTGACCAAACAAAATTTGAATCTTCGAAAAATGTTTATTTTGAGATGCCTAAATTTGGAGGTCATGTGGGTTTTTCATCCAACCAGAATAATGGAACATTTTGGTCTGAAGACAGGGCATTTAGATTCATTAATCAGCTTTAGAAAATTAATTTATGTTAGATAGGTACGCGATTTACTCAGATTTTGAAGCGATTAATGCCAGATACGGTTTGAAAGGTGAGGAGTTTACCGTACCTAATTACAATGCAGCTCCGGCGCAGCAGCTTCCTGTAGTGACGAATGCTGCCAAAGGCGAAATATCTTTTGTTTTCTGGGGCACTAACAAAGAGTGGTCTAACAATAAGAGCATTTCTCCGAAATTATTGACCTGCGAAAGAGACCAACTGATGTCCAAAACTACTTTGCGTAATGCACTAGAGAAACATCGATGTTTGGTGCCAGTCAACGGTTTTTATCTTTGGAAGCAGTACAGCAAAAAGAGAAAGACACCTCATTATTTTTACAACCCTTCCGAAACTATGTTTAGCCTTCCAGCCATTTGGGAAGAGAATGAGGACATGGATGGTAATGTGCATTACACATTCAAGATCATTGAGATACCCAACTATATTAATATTCCAGAATTTGGGATGAGCATGCCTGGAGTTATTCCAAAGGATTTCGAGAAAAAATGGCTCGACAGTTATTCTACGTTAGAAGAGCTGATGGAAATACTTAATAATACAGAGAGTCTGGGTCAAATAAGTTACCATTCTGTATCTCCATTGATCACCAACGTATCCAATAACGGTGACCATTTGATTAAGCCTGAGTCATCGGTGGATCAGCTCGGGAACTACACGCTATTTGATTAAGATCTACCCTACGGTTTCTATTCTTTTCAAAAATTCGTATCTTATTAAAGGCATATTGAGAAATAGACAATATGAGGTATGTATTTCAAGAAATGTACTTTACTGATTGGGCTATTGTTCAGCACTTCTTTATGTTATAGTCAGGATGTTGAAAAACTGGAGAAAAAAGCACAAAAGTACTTTTATGCTGAAGAGCTTCTTGAGGCTGCAGCGGTTTATGAGCAAATATTAGCTCTCGACTCAGAAAATCGAACGGCTTCTTACCGGATGGTTATTTGTAACGCATTGTTGGATCCGAGAAACTCAACTATGGACGATTTGTTGCAATATAAATCCACACAAGGCAAGCGGGATAAGTTCTATTATTACTGGCTAGGTAGAGCCTACTTTCACCAAAATCAATTTAAGAAAGCATCTGAGAGTTGGAAAAAGTTTTTAGCCTTGGACAAGTACAAAAGCTCCGTAATTATTTCTGAGACCCAATTTTTTATTGATTGGGCGGAAAGAGCTGAGGTTCATCACAGTCTTTCTGAAAACTATGAAATAGACCAATTGCCTGAACCTGTCAATTCAATATCTACAGAATACAGTCCTGTTTTTTTTAGTGAATCAAATGAACTGCTCTTCCTCTCGGATAAGGGCAATGAGGATCAAGAAGAACCATTTCAGGTTTATCATACTATACGCTCTGGAGGAAGTTGGTCTGAACCAACTGCGTTGAAGCATTTTGGAAGGTTTGAAGAAAAAAATGCCAACATTGAAGTAGTGAATGAATCAAGTAAAATCTATTTGTATAGGGGGGATAAAAAGGGTAGTCTCTATTCCAGTCATAATAACGATGGAAAATGGAGCAAGCCAGAAACGTTGAGTAGAGAGGTGTCAGACTCCAGGTTGGAATCTCATTTTTTTATCAATGAGCAAGAAAACACCATTTTGTTCGCCAATCGAAAGAAAGGGAAGTCTGCGGATTTAGATATTTTTGTTTCGCGATTAGATGGCTCCAGTAATAACTGGAGTAAGCCCGAGCTATTTTCTGAAGCTATTACAACGGAATTAGACGAGGATTACCCCTATTTGACAGACAATGGAAATACGATTTACTTTAGTTCAAAGGGATTTGGTTCTATTGGAGGTTATGACGTATTCAAATCAGAATATGATGCATCCACTAATTCCTGGTCAGTACCAATATCGCTAGGCTATCCGACCAACTCGATAGGTCACGATATCCAATTTAAAATTAATACCAATTCAAATTCAGGCTATTTTGTATCTGATAGGCTAAGTGCTTTAGGAAGTTTTGATATTTATTTTTTTCATGAGTCCAATAAGATCTTCCTGACAGGTACTATTGTTGATGGTGATGGTTTGCCAGCTGAAGATGCTGAAATTCACTTATATCCCTCTAGGACTACAGGTCTTGAAATAAAAACCATGACCGATCAGGAGGGTAAATATGAAGTGCATGTTGGAAGTGAGGATAACCTGAAGGTTGAGATTTTTTTTCACGACGAATTAGTACATGGTGAAAGAATACAAACTCCAGAGTCAGAGGTGAAAACTATGCGAAAGAACTTTGCTATTGATCAGGAGAAAAAGTTGCTTGTTGAGCATAATGATTATCATGATCCGACCTATACTGATTTGGATAACATAGGAAGCAAGTTTAGACCAAGTAACAAGGCACTACTATCGAATTTATATTTTGGATTTGGGAAAGTTGAATTGGCAACTTCAGAATTACCAAAACTCGAACCGTTGTTGCTGGTTATGAAAGAAAATCCAGACCTAAAAGTTGAAATTGCCGGGCATACTGATAATATTGGAGATGGAAAAGCCAACCTAAGAATATCGGTTCTGCGAGCCAGGGCTGTGGCCAAGTATTTGACTGATCATGGAATACCTAAAACACGTGTGGTGGCTAAGGGATACGGATATGCAATTCCGATGGCATCTAATGATCAGGAAAGAGAAGGCCGAGAGTTTAATAGGAGAATTGAGGTGCTAGTTTTGGAATAAGACTTAATTTTCCGAATCCAAAAAAGATAAATATGAAAAGTGCGAAGATTATTGGAATGGGGCACTATGTCCCGGACAATGTAGTAACCAACCAACAGCTAGAACCACTCATGGATACCAATGATGCTTGGATTCAGGAAAGAACTGGTATCAAAGAGAGGAGACATGTTGTGCCAGGTGGTGAGGATACCACTTCTTCTATGGCTACTAAAGCCTCAAGAATGGCCATTGAAAAGGCAGGAATAGCAGTTGATGAAATTGATTTTATTGTCTTTGCCACTCTTAGTCCTGATTACTACTTCCCTGGTCCTGGCGTGATGCTCCAAAAACAGCTTGGATTTAAAAAAGAAATTGGCGCCTTAGACATTAGAAATCAATGCTCTGGCTTTGTCTATGGGATTTCGGTTGCTGACCAGTTTATTAAAACTGGGATGTACAAAACTGTCCTGGTAGTAGGTAGCGAAGTACATAGTGGTGGTTTGGATTTTACCACTCGAGGTCGAGGGGTCTCTGTCATTTTTGGTGATG
The sequence above is drawn from the Reichenbachiella sp. genome and encodes:
- a CDS encoding YheT family hydrolase, which produces MKNLPAYERIRIDTPDQDFLDLDWYKSHSDKLLILSHGLEGDSHRPYIEGMVKKFHGEGWNVIAWNYRGCSGEMNNTPRFYHSGATQDLKTIVEYALTLNIPNVTLGGFSLGGNLTLKYLGEEKRDSRVKSAFAFSVPIDLKGCCHEIDKPHNFLYCKRFLKSLKVKGKAKNEKLPGSVDVGQLMKVENMYQFDNVVTAPLHGFDSADDYYAKCSARNFIEGIEIPTLLVNALNDPFLSESCFDQTKFESSKNVYFEMPKFGGHVGFSSNQNNGTFWSEDRAFRFINQL
- a CDS encoding SOS response-associated peptidase translates to MLDRYAIYSDFEAINARYGLKGEEFTVPNYNAAPAQQLPVVTNAAKGEISFVFWGTNKEWSNNKSISPKLLTCERDQLMSKTTLRNALEKHRCLVPVNGFYLWKQYSKKRKTPHYFYNPSETMFSLPAIWEENEDMDGNVHYTFKIIEIPNYINIPEFGMSMPGVIPKDFEKKWLDSYSTLEELMEILNNTESLGQISYHSVSPLITNVSNNGDHLIKPESSVDQLGNYTLFD
- a CDS encoding OmpA family protein — encoded protein: MYFKKCTLLIGLLFSTSLCYSQDVEKLEKKAQKYFYAEELLEAAAVYEQILALDSENRTASYRMVICNALLDPRNSTMDDLLQYKSTQGKRDKFYYYWLGRAYFHQNQFKKASESWKKFLALDKYKSSVIISETQFFIDWAERAEVHHSLSENYEIDQLPEPVNSISTEYSPVFFSESNELLFLSDKGNEDQEEPFQVYHTIRSGGSWSEPTALKHFGRFEEKNANIEVVNESSKIYLYRGDKKGSLYSSHNNDGKWSKPETLSREVSDSRLESHFFINEQENTILFANRKKGKSADLDIFVSRLDGSSNNWSKPELFSEAITTELDEDYPYLTDNGNTIYFSSKGFGSIGGYDVFKSEYDASTNSWSVPISLGYPTNSIGHDIQFKINTNSNSGYFVSDRLSALGSFDIYFFHESNKIFLTGTIVDGDGLPAEDAEIHLYPSRTTGLEIKTMTDQEGKYEVHVGSEDNLKVEIFFHDELVHGERIQTPESEVKTMRKNFAIDQEKKLLVEHNDYHDPTYTDLDNIGSKFRPSNKALLSNLYFGFGKVELATSELPKLEPLLLVMKENPDLKVEIAGHTDNIGDGKANLRISVLRARAVAKYLTDHGIPKTRVVAKGYGYAIPMASNDQEREGREFNRRIEVLVLE